A genomic segment from Streptosporangium roseum DSM 43021 encodes:
- a CDS encoding YcaO-like family protein: MARAQRERCTGLAEALSLIESVLADSGLSAEFLSTGSAEFPVHRCTLRDPAGRVLTASLGKGAGAQSTVSALFEAWQHLQHEEGQAALPGDHRRARAVPVATVVAQPELCGEQMIHRLARDYPDIDLACLRAEPLNPERAALWYPAFTRSPSCRSHPIPGDDLRYEPYLRYAYDNGTATGATEPEALLHGLLEVIERDALSHALLDWYLDERPRLSALGPDLLPPDLRRLHDEATARLGAPPLVIDITSDLGIPTYCALPSRAGPYPGVVGSGASLDPEYAVERALTEVIQSSFNLSLGVDLTLGRRLESLRRWPLLERCARLDPAPLLDRLTFDARLPGRRPEDAGEAPGDVGEQIATILETLERAGLPAYSFRWNPAHDRCPVLTVIVPGLETFAMVHSAVPVFPTGRAVRRLAGHR; encoded by the coding sequence GTGGCGCGCGCCCAGCGTGAGCGCTGCACCGGCCTTGCCGAGGCACTGTCGCTCATCGAGTCGGTGCTCGCCGACTCCGGTCTCTCGGCGGAGTTCCTCTCCACAGGCTCGGCGGAGTTCCCCGTGCACCGCTGCACCCTCCGAGACCCGGCCGGACGGGTGCTCACCGCCTCCCTCGGCAAGGGAGCCGGCGCGCAGAGCACGGTGAGCGCGCTGTTCGAGGCATGGCAGCACCTCCAGCACGAGGAGGGCCAGGCCGCGCTCCCCGGAGACCACCGGCGGGCACGGGCGGTGCCCGTCGCCACCGTCGTGGCCCAGCCGGAACTGTGCGGGGAGCAGATGATCCACCGGCTCGCCCGCGACTATCCGGACATCGACCTCGCCTGCCTGCGGGCCGAACCCCTCAACCCGGAGCGGGCCGCGCTGTGGTACCCGGCCTTCACCCGGTCGCCGTCCTGCCGCAGCCATCCGATCCCCGGCGACGACCTGCGCTACGAGCCCTACCTCCGCTACGCCTACGACAACGGCACGGCCACCGGGGCCACCGAGCCGGAGGCGCTCCTGCACGGCCTGCTGGAGGTCATCGAACGAGACGCGCTGTCCCACGCCCTGCTCGACTGGTACCTCGACGAGCGGCCACGGCTCTCCGCCCTCGGCCCCGACCTCCTCCCACCCGACCTGCGCCGCCTCCACGACGAGGCGACGGCCCGTCTCGGCGCGCCCCCGCTCGTCATCGACATCACCTCCGACCTGGGCATCCCCACCTACTGCGCGCTTCCCTCGCGCGCCGGGCCGTACCCGGGAGTGGTCGGCTCCGGCGCCTCCCTCGACCCCGAGTACGCCGTGGAGCGCGCGCTCACCGAGGTGATCCAGTCCTCGTTCAACCTGTCGCTCGGCGTGGACCTCACCCTGGGCCGCAGGCTGGAGAGCCTGCGCCGGTGGCCGCTGCTGGAGCGCTGCGCCCGGCTGGACCCCGCCCCGCTGCTCGACCGCCTCACCTTCGACGCGCGCCTGCCCGGCCGGCGGCCGGAGGACGCCGGCGAGGCGCCGGGGGATGTCGGCGAGCAGATCGCCACGATCCTGGAGACGCTGGAGCGCGCGGGGTTGCCGGCCTACTCCTTCCGCTGGAACCCCGCACACGACAGGTGCCCGGTGCTGACGGTGATCGTCCCCGGCCTTGAGACGTTCGCCATGGTCCACAGCGCCGTTCCGGTGTTCCCGACCGGCCGGGCCGTACGGCGGCTCGCCGGTCACCGGTGA
- a CDS encoding cation acetate symporter → MNTAYGVTAVVLVVLAAVLIGAFGIRLSRTTSDFYVASRTVSPLWNASAIGGEYLSAASFLGIAGLILAYGADMLWLPVGWTGGYLVLLVLVSAPLRRSGAYTLPDFAEARLESMAVRRMAGVLVVLIGWLYLMPQFQSAGLVLAAITGAPEWAGGLLVAAVVAVNVMSGGMRSITFVQAFQYWLKLTALAVPLVFLLLAWRAGGAPGLSAEDAATWALPLSSGKEYGLYSTYSLILATFLGTMGLPHVLVRFYTNPEGRAARRTTLVVLSLLGAFYLLPAIYGALGRIYVPELRGSDMVVLTLPGRLVGGVAGDLLTALVTAGAFAAFLSTSSGLTVSVAGVIGQDILRGGVRSFRVAALLAVVAPLALATSARSLPVADVVGLAFAVAASSFCPLLVLGIWWRRLTSTGAMAGLIVGGGLACGAVLTTIAGGPYTGLAGALLAQPAAWTVPVAFAVMVVVSLLTPGRIPAGVARTMVRLHTPETLNLDRGDWRPRSS, encoded by the coding sequence ATGAACACCGCGTACGGCGTGACCGCGGTCGTGCTGGTGGTCCTGGCGGCGGTGCTGATCGGCGCGTTCGGCATCCGGCTGTCGCGCACCACCTCGGACTTCTACGTGGCCTCCCGTACGGTCTCCCCGCTGTGGAACGCCTCCGCCATCGGCGGGGAGTATCTGTCGGCGGCGAGTTTCCTGGGCATCGCCGGGCTGATCCTCGCCTACGGCGCCGACATGCTCTGGCTGCCGGTCGGCTGGACCGGCGGCTACCTGGTGCTGCTCGTCCTGGTCTCCGCGCCGCTGCGCCGCTCGGGCGCCTACACGCTGCCCGACTTCGCCGAGGCGCGGCTGGAGTCGATGGCCGTGCGCCGGATGGCCGGAGTGCTGGTCGTGCTGATCGGCTGGCTGTATCTGATGCCGCAGTTCCAGAGCGCCGGCCTGGTGCTGGCGGCCATCACCGGAGCCCCGGAGTGGGCCGGGGGGCTGCTGGTGGCGGCCGTGGTCGCGGTGAACGTGATGTCGGGCGGCATGCGGTCGATCACGTTCGTGCAGGCCTTCCAGTACTGGCTCAAGCTCACCGCGCTGGCCGTGCCGCTGGTGTTCCTGCTGCTGGCCTGGCGGGCGGGCGGTGCGCCCGGTCTGAGCGCGGAGGACGCGGCCACCTGGGCGCTGCCGCTGTCCAGCGGCAAGGAGTACGGCCTCTACTCGACCTACTCGCTGATCCTGGCGACGTTCCTGGGCACCATGGGGCTGCCGCACGTGCTGGTCCGTTTCTACACCAACCCCGAGGGGCGGGCCGCGCGCCGTACGACGCTGGTGGTCCTGTCGCTGCTCGGCGCCTTCTACCTGCTGCCCGCCATCTACGGCGCGCTGGGCCGGATCTACGTCCCGGAGCTGCGGGGCAGCGACATGGTGGTGCTGACGCTGCCCGGAAGGCTGGTCGGGGGAGTGGCGGGGGACCTGCTGACCGCCCTGGTGACGGCCGGGGCGTTCGCGGCGTTCCTGTCCACCTCTTCCGGGCTGACGGTCTCGGTCGCGGGTGTCATCGGGCAGGACATCCTCCGGGGCGGGGTCCGCTCGTTCCGGGTGGCGGCCCTGCTGGCCGTGGTCGCGCCGCTCGCCCTGGCGACCTCGGCCCGGTCGCTGCCGGTCGCCGACGTGGTGGGGCTGGCGTTCGCGGTGGCCGCGTCCTCCTTCTGCCCGCTGCTGGTGCTGGGCATCTGGTGGCGGCGGCTGACCTCCACGGGCGCGATGGCGGGGCTGATCGTCGGAGGCGGGCTGGCCTGCGGCGCGGTGCTGACGACCATTGCCGGAGGGCCGTACACCGGCCTGGCCGGAGCCCTGCTCGCCCAGCCCGCGGCCTGGACGGTGCCGGTCGCCTTCGCCGTCATGGTCGTGGTGTCGCTGCTCACCCCGGGCCGCATCCCGGCCGGTGTGGCCCGCACCATGGTCCGGCTGCACACCCCTGAGACGCTCAACCTCGATAGGGGTGACTGGCGGCCTCGCTCCTCTTGA
- a CDS encoding LytR/AlgR family response regulator transcription factor, which translates to MTGLRVLAVDDELPALEDLAYLLRDDPRIGEVSLARDGAAALRVLDRAIADGRPIDAVFLDIRMRGLDGVVLGRLLSQFANPPRVVFVTAYEEHAVDAFEIKAEDYLLKPVRPERLAEAIRRVCVSAELPDSDGAGRTDPGTIPVELGGVTRFVASTEVRYVEAQGDYARLHTAGGSHLVRISLATLEERWSSAGFVRVHRSHLVAVKHIDELHIDSGRCVVRIGETEIPVSRRHTRELRDLLVRRARKGRPE; encoded by the coding sequence GTGACCGGCCTGCGTGTCCTGGCGGTGGACGACGAGCTCCCCGCGCTGGAGGACCTGGCCTACCTGCTGCGCGACGACCCTCGTATCGGAGAGGTCTCCCTCGCCAGGGACGGGGCCGCCGCACTGCGTGTCCTGGACCGGGCGATCGCCGACGGGCGGCCGATCGACGCGGTCTTCCTCGACATCCGGATGCGCGGCCTGGACGGGGTGGTGCTCGGCAGGCTGCTGTCGCAGTTCGCCAACCCGCCCCGGGTGGTGTTCGTGACCGCCTACGAGGAGCACGCGGTGGACGCGTTCGAGATCAAGGCCGAGGACTACCTGCTCAAACCGGTCCGGCCGGAGCGGCTCGCCGAGGCCATCCGGCGGGTGTGCGTCTCGGCCGAGCTGCCCGACAGCGACGGTGCGGGCCGTACCGACCCCGGCACCATCCCGGTGGAGCTCGGCGGCGTCACCCGGTTCGTGGCCAGCACCGAGGTCCGCTACGTCGAGGCGCAGGGCGACTACGCGCGCCTGCACACCGCGGGTGGCAGCCATCTGGTCCGGATCTCGCTGGCCACGCTGGAGGAGCGCTGGTCCTCGGCCGGGTTCGTCCGGGTGCACCGCAGCCACCTGGTGGCGGTCAAGCACATCGACGAGCTGCACATCGACTCGGGCCGCTGCGTGGTCCGCATCGGCGAGACCGAGATCCCGGTCAGCCGCCGCCACACCCGTGAGCTGCGCGACCTGCTGGTCCGCCGGGCACGCAAGGGTCGGCCGGAATGA
- a CDS encoding MFS transporter: MSVRQALVPPHLFGRVLGAIRTLLWGLIPLGALAGGLLAGAFGLRAVFMISGCVMLALMVPLCWVLWRHRELINTLREPGTVDT; this comes from the coding sequence ATGTCGGTCCGCCAGGCGCTGGTGCCGCCTCACCTGTTCGGCCGTGTCCTGGGGGCGATCCGCACCCTGCTGTGGGGGCTGATCCCGCTGGGCGCCCTGGCGGGCGGCCTGCTGGCCGGGGCGTTCGGGCTGCGAGCCGTCTTCATGATCAGTGGTTGCGTGATGCTGGCGCTCATGGTGCCGCTCTGCTGGGTGCTGTGGCGGCATCGGGAGCTGATCAACACTCTCCGCGAGCCGGGAACTGTTGACACCTGA
- a CDS encoding sensor histidine kinase yields MEPVVAVLLIATLVGVPALVLWRVLRGRRELGSSPAERATFETLHTASLAAPPLRAGLTEAGAQKASRYLRELLGSPALAITDGERLLVYDGEGDHHAREAFTHAAKTLAGGRTQVLGPEVVSCEIPECPIRFAVVVPLTTDGRVVGSLAAYGGHASAGLVRATHEVANWVDSQLELAELDRSRTRLMEAEVRALRAQISPHFIYNSLTTIASFVRSDPDRSRELLLDFADFTRYSFRRHGEFTTLAEELRSIDRYLTLERARFGDQLQVTLRIAPEVLPVAVPFLCLQPLVENAVRHGLESKPGVGRISIIAEDAGAECLISVEDDGVGMEPDRLRRILAGDADERSGAGGVGLANVDERLRQVYGDEYGLVAETGKGAGTKVSVRLPKYHPGVSAR; encoded by the coding sequence GTGGAGCCCGTCGTCGCAGTGCTGTTGATCGCCACTCTGGTCGGTGTCCCGGCCCTGGTGCTGTGGCGGGTGCTGCGCGGCAGGCGGGAGCTGGGCAGCAGCCCGGCCGAGCGGGCCACGTTCGAGACCCTGCACACCGCCTCGCTCGCCGCGCCGCCGCTGCGGGCCGGGCTGACCGAGGCGGGCGCCCAGAAGGCCTCCCGGTATCTGCGCGAGCTGCTCGGCTCCCCGGCGCTGGCGATCACCGACGGCGAGCGGCTGCTGGTCTACGACGGTGAGGGCGACCACCACGCCCGGGAGGCGTTCACGCACGCCGCCAAGACCCTCGCCGGCGGCCGGACCCAGGTGCTCGGCCCGGAGGTCGTCTCGTGCGAGATCCCCGAGTGCCCGATCAGGTTCGCGGTCGTGGTGCCGCTCACCACGGACGGCCGGGTGGTCGGCTCGCTGGCGGCCTACGGCGGGCACGCCTCGGCGGGCCTGGTCCGGGCCACCCACGAGGTGGCGAACTGGGTGGACTCCCAGCTGGAGCTGGCCGAGCTCGACCGGTCCCGGACGCGGCTGATGGAGGCCGAGGTCCGGGCCCTGCGCGCGCAGATCTCCCCGCATTTCATCTACAACTCGCTGACGACCATAGCGAGCTTCGTCCGCTCCGACCCCGACCGCTCCCGCGAGCTGCTGCTGGATTTCGCCGACTTCACCCGCTACTCCTTCCGGCGGCACGGCGAGTTCACCACGCTGGCCGAGGAACTGCGCTCCATCGACCGCTACCTCACCCTGGAACGCGCGCGCTTCGGCGACCAGCTCCAGGTCACGCTCCGGATCGCCCCGGAGGTGCTCCCCGTCGCCGTGCCGTTCCTGTGCCTGCAGCCGCTGGTGGAGAACGCCGTCCGGCACGGCCTGGAGAGCAAGCCCGGCGTCGGACGCATCTCGATCATCGCCGAGGACGCGGGCGCCGAGTGCCTGATCAGCGTGGAGGACGACGGCGTCGGCATGGAGCCGGACCGCCTGCGCCGCATCCTGGCCGGTGACGCCGACGAGCGCTCCGGGGCCGGGGGCGTGGGCCTGGCCAATGTGGACGAGCGGCTGCGCCAGGTCTACGGCGACGAGTACGGCCTGGTGGCCGAGACGGGAAAGGGCGCCGGCACCAAGGTCAGCGTCCGCCTGCCGAAGTACCACCCGGGAGTCTCCGCCCGCTGA
- a CDS encoding MFS transporter, protein MSAPTTSPPGACAPSVRRDFGLLWAGQSLSLFGDQFMTLALPLLAVTVLEASPAQAALLPFALFLPFLPLGLPAGAIVDRLSRRMTMLVCDGVQVAAFGAVWALAATGTLTFPLLFCLVLLSGCAMVFFQVAYTSYLPSLYGDPQDLHRGNTRLALSESASKALGPMAAGPLIHVLGLVGALAANAISFTASVVSLALIRHREQPGESAPRVRGWLRRDVATGLRFALGHPILQPVLMCGTTYVLFLSMVETSLVLYCRNVLGLSPQWIGVVIGAAAAGYPIGNLLSSRLIRRFGTPRTLLGAASLSVLGIVSMPALGSLGGAAGTAGLIAGSIVHCVGEGAFSPTSLTLRQTATPAGLLGRVGAVQRFLLWGAVALGSLLAAGATALGGLSAAVWIGALGTVLCIPALLRQGIRAAVLPQTS, encoded by the coding sequence GTGTCCGCCCCCACAACCAGTCCCCCCGGCGCCTGCGCGCCCTCCGTGCGCCGTGATTTCGGCCTGCTCTGGGCGGGACAGTCACTGTCCCTCTTCGGCGACCAGTTCATGACACTGGCACTGCCGCTGCTCGCGGTCACCGTGCTGGAGGCCTCACCCGCCCAGGCGGCGCTGCTGCCCTTCGCGCTGTTCCTGCCCTTCCTGCCGCTCGGCCTGCCTGCCGGGGCGATCGTGGACCGGCTCTCGCGCCGCATGACCATGCTGGTCTGCGACGGCGTGCAGGTGGCCGCCTTCGGCGCGGTCTGGGCGCTGGCCGCCACCGGGACGCTGACCTTCCCGCTGCTGTTCTGCCTGGTGCTGCTGAGCGGCTGCGCGATGGTGTTCTTCCAGGTCGCCTACACCTCCTACCTGCCCAGCCTCTACGGCGACCCGCAGGACCTGCACCGCGGCAACACCCGCCTGGCCCTGTCGGAGTCGGCGTCCAAGGCGCTGGGCCCGATGGCCGCCGGGCCGCTGATCCACGTCCTGGGCCTGGTCGGCGCGCTCGCGGCCAACGCGATCAGCTTCACCGCCTCGGTCGTCTCGCTGGCGCTGATCCGGCACCGGGAGCAGCCGGGCGAGAGCGCCCCGCGGGTGCGCGGCTGGCTGCGGCGCGACGTCGCCACCGGGCTCCGGTTCGCACTCGGTCACCCGATACTGCAGCCGGTCCTGATGTGCGGCACCACCTATGTCCTGTTCCTCAGCATGGTCGAGACCAGCCTGGTGCTGTACTGCCGCAACGTGCTCGGCCTGTCCCCGCAGTGGATCGGTGTCGTGATCGGGGCCGCCGCGGCCGGCTACCCGATCGGCAACCTGCTGTCCAGCCGGCTGATCCGCCGGTTCGGCACCCCGCGCACCCTGCTCGGCGCCGCCTCGCTGTCGGTCCTCGGGATCGTCTCGATGCCGGCCCTCGGCTCCCTCGGCGGCGCCGCGGGAACGGCCGGGCTCATCGCCGGCAGCATCGTGCACTGCGTCGGCGAGGGCGCGTTCAGCCCGACCTCGCTGACCCTCCGCCAGACCGCCACCCCCGCCGGCCTGCTCGGCCGGGTGGGCGCGGTCCAGCGGTTCCTGCTCTGGGGCGCCGTCGCCCTCGGCAGCCTGCTGGCGGCCGGGGCGACCGCGCTCGGCGGCCTGTCGGCCGCCGTGTGGATCGGCGCCCTGGGCACGGTCCTCTGCATCCCCGCCCTCCTGCGCCAGGGCATCCGCGCCGCCGTCCTGCCGCAAACCTCATGA
- a CDS encoding helix-turn-helix domain-containing protein — translation MAYSDPAGESAGTHVRRARKRAGITQRELAQRVGRAQSWVSGVENDSIPLDSIALVNGLARVLRIHPNELTARPYRGDTPAEDRGHSAIPEIRRHLERYDLDPEWGGEVRSLPELRAGTERASWLRLEARYAELAEELPALLSELQAATHLSPEPDRSAAFSLLSLAYQAAHSVACNLGYADLSLIAADRARWAAECSGDPYHEAVFACIRVRNLWSSTSWNDALTVLDSACAHIEDRYIAGQPKALAVWGGLQLRAAITAARKNDAAEAWSRHRLAAEAVARLGPRQRTNYYDLSTNQPNIDIHGVAIAVELGDGPQAVRRGETVRLPKGLQAGRVGHHHLDHARGLLWCGKREAALAELECAEKIAPLLIRNHPMAQQAVRTLLDLERYSYRERIRRLGVRMHIL, via the coding sequence ATGGCCTACTCAGACCCGGCGGGTGAAAGCGCGGGGACACATGTGCGTCGTGCCCGTAAGCGCGCGGGCATCACCCAGCGAGAGCTGGCCCAGCGTGTCGGCCGAGCGCAGTCATGGGTGTCCGGGGTCGAGAACGACAGCATCCCGCTTGACTCCATCGCACTGGTCAACGGCCTTGCCCGCGTCCTGCGCATACATCCCAACGAGCTCACCGCACGCCCCTACCGGGGCGACACCCCCGCAGAAGACCGAGGGCATTCGGCGATCCCCGAGATCCGCCGTCACCTGGAGCGCTACGACCTCGACCCCGAATGGGGCGGCGAGGTGAGGTCGCTACCCGAGCTTCGCGCCGGGACCGAGCGCGCAAGCTGGCTGCGCCTGGAGGCGCGCTACGCGGAACTCGCCGAAGAACTCCCCGCTCTGCTCTCTGAGCTCCAGGCGGCGACCCACCTCTCCCCTGAGCCTGATCGGAGCGCGGCGTTCAGCCTGCTTTCCCTGGCCTATCAGGCGGCACACTCAGTGGCCTGCAATCTCGGTTACGCCGATCTTTCCCTGATCGCCGCGGATCGAGCTCGTTGGGCGGCGGAGTGCTCGGGAGACCCCTACCACGAAGCGGTGTTCGCCTGTATCCGAGTACGGAACCTGTGGTCCAGCACCTCGTGGAACGACGCGCTCACTGTCCTTGACTCGGCGTGCGCGCATATCGAAGATCGATATATCGCCGGTCAACCGAAGGCGCTGGCTGTTTGGGGTGGGCTCCAGTTACGGGCCGCGATCACTGCCGCACGGAAGAACGACGCCGCAGAGGCATGGTCGCGACACCGACTCGCGGCCGAGGCCGTCGCCAGGCTCGGACCTCGCCAGCGCACCAACTACTACGATCTATCTACCAACCAGCCCAACATTGATATTCACGGCGTCGCCATCGCTGTCGAACTCGGTGACGGGCCGCAGGCCGTACGCCGAGGAGAAACCGTCCGGCTTCCGAAGGGTCTGCAAGCCGGTCGCGTCGGACATCACCACCTTGATCACGCCCGGGGCTTGCTGTGGTGTGGCAAGCGAGAGGCCGCGCTGGCTGAGCTGGAGTGTGCCGAAAAGATCGCCCCTCTGCTCATCCGTAACCACCCGATGGCCCAACAGGCTGTACGGACGCTTCTCGATCTCGAACGCTACAGCTACCGGGAACGCATCCGTCGTCTGGGCGTTCGTATGCACATTCTCTGA
- a CDS encoding DUF6571 family protein, which yields MGETPAVMPGTGPLGPEFNGIDPVLMNGFIAELERAGKAIAEHGEAIRRELAAVDLPTPGIASIREIGGWAEEQLPRLRQRVETIEVMPAILLGSKLEPYSEGALPAPVEVRRQGAELGKRVAAVDPEAFSLTGPYPTERLAALVNELKAHQSDPNFTAAFFAALGPAGTRKLGEKLRRLEKADDALGIAGTALGTAARGGARIPGFAQVMGAVKKAEVKDIEGFAELLNSGDYPDVWLAEIVAPMLAADSHVSGETLGKLLNALGNNPVAARLAISSVTDISPVPASAKTPFGILPSSPQVWKARPDLAAFLKTLNERVNWQPAAAKGFGRMLAAASGAYDEAQGKHSQEAAFFAYTVMTSVDDLKLGDATRPHLSEIAGSYAAEITLGANIGDADMTKDSALQLTPGPFEPTMVPGLRGAFRLSPEDTFRFLTTFAGTAEARAPFEAGMGELTQRLLPEASRLAKSTKDVTTLDNLFTALGNVRGFELAAAVRVLKPSDEEAESAKDAEDLLVGALMGVAGLVPPFSIYAKTWAGICTGKAAYDTYGPQAEEKVEKLRELDGMETLGRQYAVAQLLVKQGFTPRTPPSGTVIADSNGKLRPFGEIAKQGDVGMKALEQWFIENGMGAENRMLPGGLSRLLADRFDGRKNFGYERAHLYKKGLTTD from the coding sequence GTGGGGGAGACTCCTGCGGTGATGCCGGGGACCGGGCCGCTCGGGCCAGAGTTCAATGGGATCGACCCGGTGCTCATGAACGGCTTCATCGCCGAGTTGGAGCGGGCGGGAAAAGCGATCGCCGAGCATGGCGAGGCGATCCGCCGGGAATTGGCCGCTGTAGATCTTCCCACCCCGGGCATCGCTTCCATCAGGGAGATCGGCGGATGGGCCGAAGAACAGCTTCCCCGGCTCCGGCAGCGGGTGGAGACCATCGAAGTCATGCCCGCCATATTGCTGGGAAGCAAACTGGAACCGTACTCGGAGGGTGCACTGCCCGCTCCGGTGGAGGTCCGGAGGCAGGGCGCCGAACTGGGCAAGCGAGTCGCCGCCGTCGATCCGGAGGCGTTCTCTCTCACGGGCCCGTATCCCACCGAAAGGCTGGCTGCTCTCGTCAACGAGCTGAAAGCTCACCAGAGTGATCCGAACTTCACCGCCGCGTTCTTCGCGGCGCTCGGCCCCGCCGGAACCCGAAAACTCGGCGAAAAACTTCGTCGCCTTGAAAAGGCCGACGACGCACTCGGCATCGCCGGTACGGCTTTGGGCACCGCGGCCAGGGGCGGGGCCAGGATTCCCGGGTTCGCCCAAGTCATGGGAGCGGTGAAGAAGGCCGAAGTCAAGGACATCGAGGGGTTCGCCGAACTGCTGAACTCCGGCGACTACCCGGACGTGTGGCTGGCCGAGATCGTCGCACCCATGCTGGCGGCGGACAGCCACGTCAGCGGCGAGACCCTCGGTAAACTGCTGAATGCTCTGGGCAACAACCCCGTCGCCGCCAGACTCGCGATCAGCTCGGTCACCGACATCAGCCCGGTTCCCGCCTCCGCCAAGACCCCGTTCGGAATACTGCCCAGTAGCCCTCAGGTGTGGAAAGCCCGGCCGGATCTGGCTGCGTTTCTCAAAACGCTCAATGAACGGGTGAACTGGCAACCCGCGGCGGCGAAGGGATTCGGGCGGATGCTGGCAGCCGCGTCCGGAGCCTACGACGAGGCGCAAGGCAAGCACAGCCAGGAAGCCGCTTTCTTCGCGTATACGGTGATGACCAGCGTCGACGATCTGAAACTGGGTGACGCCACCCGGCCGCACCTGTCGGAGATCGCGGGCTCGTACGCCGCCGAGATCACCCTGGGCGCCAACATCGGCGACGCCGACATGACCAAGGACAGCGCGCTCCAGCTCACCCCCGGTCCCTTTGAGCCGACCATGGTTCCCGGTCTACGCGGCGCGTTCCGGCTCAGTCCCGAGGACACCTTCCGCTTCCTCACCACCTTTGCCGGGACCGCTGAAGCCCGTGCCCCGTTCGAGGCGGGCATGGGCGAACTCACCCAGCGACTTCTTCCCGAGGCGTCCCGCCTGGCCAAGAGCACCAAGGACGTCACCACTCTGGACAACCTGTTTACCGCTCTTGGAAACGTGCGCGGTTTCGAATTGGCTGCTGCCGTGCGGGTGCTTAAACCCTCGGACGAGGAGGCCGAAAGCGCGAAAGACGCGGAGGATCTTCTGGTAGGTGCTCTCATGGGCGTCGCCGGACTTGTTCCACCTTTTTCTATATACGCAAAGACTTGGGCCGGAATCTGCACAGGGAAAGCCGCCTATGACACCTATGGTCCTCAAGCTGAGGAGAAAGTGGAAAAACTCCGAGAGTTGGACGGCATGGAAACCTTGGGCCGTCAATACGCGGTGGCCCAACTCCTCGTGAAGCAAGGCTTCACCCCCAGAACGCCCCCATCCGGTACGGTTATCGCCGACTCAAACGGCAAGTTGCGCCCGTTCGGCGAGATTGCCAAGCAAGGCGATGTGGGCATGAAAGCACTAGAACAGTGGTTCATCGAAAATGGTATGGGCGCCGAGAACAGGATGCTACCGGGTGGGCTCAGCCGTCTGCTTGCGGATCGATTCGACGGACGTAAGAACTTTGGCTACGAGCGAGCACATCTCTACAAAAAGGGGCTTACGACTGATTGA
- a CDS encoding HIT family protein: protein MPAGECSFCAIGAGEQPGHVVLSDEVAVAFLDTRPVFKGHVLVAPRAHVETLPDLPPPEVGPFFERVRSVTAAVEQGLEAGGTFVAMNNRISQSVPHLHVHVVPRNRKDGLRGFFWPRTTYDDPAEAEAYALRIRKALDPNP, encoded by the coding sequence ATGCCAGCCGGAGAATGTTCGTTCTGCGCCATCGGGGCGGGGGAGCAGCCGGGCCATGTGGTGCTCTCCGACGAGGTGGCCGTGGCCTTCCTGGACACGCGACCGGTCTTCAAGGGCCACGTCCTGGTGGCGCCCAGGGCCCACGTCGAGACGCTCCCCGACCTCCCGCCGCCGGAGGTCGGCCCGTTCTTCGAACGGGTCCGCTCCGTCACCGCCGCGGTCGAGCAGGGCCTGGAGGCGGGCGGCACGTTCGTCGCGATGAACAACCGGATCAGCCAGAGCGTCCCGCACCTCCACGTCCACGTCGTCCCCCGCAACCGCAAGGACGGCCTGCGCGGCTTCTTCTGGCCCCGCACCACCTACGACGACCCCGCCGAGGCCGAGGCCTACGCCCTCCGCATCCGCAAGGCCCTCGACCCGAATCCCTGA
- a CDS encoding HpcH/HpaI aldolase/citrate lyase family protein, giving the protein MIRSALYVPGDQPGKLAKALDRGSDSLIVDLEDAVLPAHKAEARAAVAGWLRGLGPGGPEIYVRVNPGEAGHEDLRAVALPGVRGVCVAKTESAAELEAVDAVLAAAEAAEGLPGGSIAVCPLLESAGAVLSAPEIARAPRVLRLQIGEADLRAELGVETGSDERELLWARSQVVLASAAARLTPPLAPVSTDFRDLDALRASTVALRRLGFRGRACIHPAQLAVVNEVFTPTEEELAQARDLIARFEAAGTGVVTDARGRMVDEAIVRAARRLLS; this is encoded by the coding sequence GTGATTCGATCTGCGCTTTATGTCCCGGGTGACCAGCCCGGCAAGCTCGCCAAGGCACTCGACCGGGGCTCCGACTCACTGATCGTCGACCTGGAGGACGCGGTCCTGCCCGCGCACAAGGCCGAGGCCCGCGCCGCCGTGGCCGGCTGGCTGCGCGGGCTGGGGCCCGGCGGCCCGGAGATCTACGTCCGGGTGAATCCGGGTGAGGCCGGTCACGAGGACCTCCGGGCGGTGGCCCTGCCGGGCGTGCGCGGGGTATGCGTGGCGAAGACCGAGTCGGCCGCCGAGCTTGAGGCCGTGGACGCCGTGCTCGCCGCCGCCGAGGCCGCCGAGGGCCTGCCCGGCGGCTCGATCGCGGTCTGCCCGCTGCTGGAGAGCGCCGGTGCGGTCCTGTCGGCGCCGGAGATCGCGCGGGCGCCCCGCGTCCTCCGGCTGCAGATCGGCGAGGCCGACCTGCGGGCCGAACTCGGCGTCGAGACCGGCTCCGACGAGCGCGAGCTGCTCTGGGCCCGCTCCCAGGTCGTCCTGGCCTCGGCGGCCGCCCGGCTCACCCCGCCCCTCGCCCCGGTCAGCACCGACTTCCGCGACCTCGACGCCCTGCGCGCCTCCACCGTCGCCCTGAGACGCCTGGGGTTCCGCGGCCGCGCCTGCATCCACCCCGCCCAGCTCGCCGTGGTCAACGAGGTCTTCACCCCCACGGAGGAGGAGCTCGCCCAGGCCCGCGACCTGATCGCCCGGTTCGAGGCCGCCGGAACCGGGGTCGTCACCGACGCCCGGGGCCGGATGGTCGACGAGGCGATCGTGCGCGCCGCCCGCCGCCTCCTATCCTGA